CAAGGCCACTTTTTATTTTCGAAACCTGTTATCTGTATGAAGCAGAGAATTAAGTAATGAACTAAAGATAATTCCTACTAACTAAGTCAGTTCGGAATCAATTATTAAAATGAGAGGAAATGAATGATAATATTGTGAATAATAATTTTAGAAATACAGAATCAATGCCCGTATTGTTTGTTGGTCATGGAACTCCGATGAATGCCATTCAAGAGAATGAGTTTACTACCGGCTGGCAAAACATTGGAAAGTTAGTTCCTAAACCAGATGCAATTCTATGCATTTCGGCGCATTGGGTAACTCGCGGTACCCTTGTCACCGCTATGGAAAAGCCTAAAACGATTCATGATTTTGGTGGATTCCCTAAAGAGTTGTATAATATTCATTACCCGGCACCCGGAAGCCCGGAACTGGCAGACGAAATTAAAAGATTGATTAAAAAAGAGATTGTCGGTCTTGATAATGACTGGGGGCTTGACCATGGTTGTTGGAGTGTAATGAAACACATCTATCCGAATGCAGATATTCCTATTGTTCAACTGAGTCTGGATTATTTTCAGGAACCGCAATATCATTACGAACTAGCGAAAGAGCTTTTACCACTCCGAAAAAAGGGGGTAATGATTGTGTGTAGCGGGAATATGGTACATAACCTTAGATTGGTTGACTGGGAGAGGCTGGAAAATACAGATTATGGTTATGACTGGGCTATTGATGCCCTTGAGAAGATGAAAAGATTCATTCTTACTGACAATCATAAAGCTTTGATTGATTACAAATTGCAAGGAAATTCATTTAAACTGGCAATTCCGACTAACGAACATTATTTGCCCATGATTTATGCATTGGCTTTGAAGGAGGAACACGAAAAAGTGAGTTTCTTTAACGATAAAAACGTTGGTGGGTCACTTGCAATGACTTCGTTTATAATTGAAAAGAGTAATCAATCTTATTAAAGGATCTTAACAGTGTATTAGTATGTCGACAAGAAATCCCAGCAACATTAAATTTTCAGAAAACAGTCTGCACTATTTAATAAGAAAGCCCAAAATCAAGACGGATAACCCTCCTCTTATTCTTCTATTGCATGGCGTAGGTAGTAATGAAAAAGACTTGTTTTCTATTTCAGATCGTTTACCCGATGATTTTCTGGTTGTATCTGCCAGAGCACCTCATAAAATTGATAACGGAAGTTATGCCTGGTACCAGGTAAATTTTTCGACTGCGATACCTACTATTAACTATGAACAGACGAAAAAAAGTAAAAGCATTATTCTTCAATTTATCAGTCAGCTAAAAAATGAGCAACAGTTCGATGAAAAGCGGATTTATCTGTGCGGATTTAGTCAGGGAGCAATTATGTCGTATATCGTCGGACTTACAAGACCAGACATTGTACATGGGATTGCAATCATGAGCGGAAGATTATTAGATGAAATAAAGCCCTCTATTTATCCAGATGATATGCTGAAACGATTAAAAGTATTTATTTCTCATGGAACCAATGACAGTATCTTAAATATTCAATTTGCAAGGGATAGTTTGTCATATTTAAAAATGCTGGGGATAAATCCAACCTACAAAGAGTATCCGGAAGACCATGTAATAAATAGTGAGATGCTAAATGATCTGATTGGCTGGTTAATCAGTAACTAATATGTAATCGGCAATGGCAAACGCCTTCAAATGATTTGCTTAATATGTAAGTTAGCAAGGTGTATTATCAATAAGGAGGTACGCTATTTTCTGCTTTGCACTTTCCATAACCGGGGCTACAACTTTTTCAATCGGAGTGTACACATTCATCTGATGTAAAGCTGATTAACTCTTTGAATCTCCTTACATAATAGAAAAGTTCAATAAGAAAAGTAATTAACTGTTGCATAAAAGAAAATAAAATCCTACATTCGTAATATAACATTAAACTTGCACAATGGAATTTGCTATAATATTGCTTCTTCTTGTACTTAACGGTTTTTTTTCAATGTACGAAATAGCCTTGGTATCTTCAAGTAAGGCAAGATTGGAAACACTGGCGAGCAAAGGAAATATATCGGCCAGAAATTTGTTAAAACAGCTGGAAGAGCCCGAAAAATTTCTTTCTACAATTCAAATAGGAATCACACTTATCGGTATCATATCAGGAGCTTTCGGAGGTGTAGCAGTAGCACATAACATTGTTCCGCTATTCGAAAAGATACCCGGAGCTGAAGCTTACGCTCAAGACCTGGCTCTAATTGTTACTGTAGCCATAATTACCTATTTATCACTAGTCATTGGCGAACTGGTTCCAAAATCGATCGGGCTTTCGAACCCTGAAAAGATTGCAATTACTCTTTGTCCTTTTATGAGGATCGTGACTAAAATAACCTTTCCATTTGTTTATTTGCTCAGTCTTTCTACCCGACTATTTAATAAAATACTGGGGATTGAGGGACGAGAACGAATTATTACTCAGGAGGAGCTTAAGGTTATTCTGCATCAAAGTTCAGAACAAGGAATTATTGACAAGGATGAAACAAACATGTTAAGAGATGTGTTTCGTTTTTCTGATAAACGTGCCAATGAACTGATGACTCATCGCACGGATGCTGTCTTTCTACACACAAACTATACTCAGAAAGAGGTGCTGGATATTATTGAACAGAAACATTTCAGTAAATATTTGCTCACAGATGAGACTCAGGATGAGGTAATTGGAGTGGTATCGGTAAAGAATATTATTTCAATGATTGGAAGTGACAACGCTTTTGACTTGAAAAGCATTGCACAGCCTCCGCTCTTTATCCCTGAAAGTCTTTATGCTAAGAAAGTGCTGGAACTCTTTAAAAAGAATAAAAACAAGTTTGGAGTGGTAGTCAATGAATATGGAGGAATTGAAGGCATCATTACCTTGCATGATTTGACTGAAAGTATTTTTGGAGATATTCAGGAAGAAAATGAAGTGGAAGAAGAACCTATTGTGAAGCGAAAAGATGGTTCATTGCTGGTAGACGCTTCCATGAATATTGGAGACTTTATGGAAGAGATGGGGATTATGTTTTACGATGACCTGGAAAGTGAAAATTTTAATACCCTTGGTGGACTGGCTATGTTCTATATTGGAAGAATACCTAAAGCCGGAGATATTTTCAACTATCAAAATCTGCAATTTGAAGTAGTAGACATGGACAACGGACGGGTC
The Bacteroides sedimenti genome window above contains:
- the ygiD gene encoding 4,5-DOPA dioxygenase extradiol translates to MNDNIVNNNFRNTESMPVLFVGHGTPMNAIQENEFTTGWQNIGKLVPKPDAILCISAHWVTRGTLVTAMEKPKTIHDFGGFPKELYNIHYPAPGSPELADEIKRLIKKEIVGLDNDWGLDHGCWSVMKHIYPNADIPIVQLSLDYFQEPQYHYELAKELLPLRKKGVMIVCSGNMVHNLRLVDWERLENTDYGYDWAIDALEKMKRFILTDNHKALIDYKLQGNSFKLAIPTNEHYLPMIYALALKEEHEKVSFFNDKNVGGSLAMTSFIIEKSNQSY
- a CDS encoding hemolysin family protein encodes the protein MEFAIILLLLVLNGFFSMYEIALVSSSKARLETLASKGNISARNLLKQLEEPEKFLSTIQIGITLIGIISGAFGGVAVAHNIVPLFEKIPGAEAYAQDLALIVTVAIITYLSLVIGELVPKSIGLSNPEKIAITLCPFMRIVTKITFPFVYLLSLSTRLFNKILGIEGRERIITQEELKVILHQSSEQGIIDKDETNMLRDVFRFSDKRANELMTHRTDAVFLHTNYTQKEVLDIIEQKHFSKYLLTDETQDEVIGVVSVKNIISMIGSDNAFDLKSIAQPPLFIPESLYAKKVLELFKKNKNKFGVVVNEYGGIEGIITLHDLTESIFGDIQEENEVEEEPIVKRKDGSLLVDASMNIGDFMEEMGIMFYDDLESENFNTLGGLAMFYIGRIPKAGDIFNYQNLQFEVVDMDNGRVDKLLVVIK
- a CDS encoding alpha/beta hydrolase — protein: MSTRNPSNIKFSENSLHYLIRKPKIKTDNPPLILLLHGVGSNEKDLFSISDRLPDDFLVVSARAPHKIDNGSYAWYQVNFSTAIPTINYEQTKKSKSIILQFISQLKNEQQFDEKRIYLCGFSQGAIMSYIVGLTRPDIVHGIAIMSGRLLDEIKPSIYPDDMLKRLKVFISHGTNDSILNIQFARDSLSYLKMLGINPTYKEYPEDHVINSEMLNDLIGWLISN